One Terriglobia bacterium genomic window, AGCACGAATGTCAAGGCGGCAACAAGTTACTGAGAGAAAGCCGTCAGCTCTCAGCCCTCAGCTCTCAGCTTTTGCATCAGCGATGCCAGCATACGTTTCACCTCGACAGTTTCGTCGGAAAGGCGTTGATAGTCCGGCATTTCTAGCAGTCCCAGGTCCCGGGTGAGGAGCAAGTGATACTCCACTTCGCTCGCCGAGCCTGCGGCCATCTGCAGAAACCGTGCAAACTCCACATCCCCTCTCCGGCAGGAGCCCTCGGCGATGTTGGCTCCGATGGAAACCGACGCCCGACGCAGCT contains:
- a CDS encoding four helix bundle protein; the encoded protein is LRRASVSIGANIAEGSCRRGDVEFARFLQMAAGSASEVEYHLLLTRDLGLLEMPDYQRLSDETVEVKRMLASLMQKLRAEG